From the Manihot esculenta cultivar AM560-2 chromosome 3, M.esculenta_v8, whole genome shotgun sequence genome, one window contains:
- the LOC110612400 gene encoding chaperone protein dnaJ 20, chloroplastic, with translation MRSYGLIIPGSDASRFCFSSTTGSSTVTSKADPILRFKPVTRFPRASFKTKAAVQESISTDMSFYELLGIPESGTLIEIKQAYKQLARKYHPDVSPPDRVEEYTQRFIQVQEAYETLSDPRSRALYDRDMARGLHLAFSARRRYQNDEELEVRGEWKNRWEAQLSELKRRSMNKDAEGNMSWAARMRRQRERMSQQV, from the exons ATGCGTAGCTATGGCTTAATTATCCCCGGAAGCGATGCCTCTCGCTTCTGCTTCTCCTCCACCACCGGTTCTTCCACCGTGACGTCCAAGGCCGATCCAATTCTCCGCTTCAAGCCGGTGACACGTTTCCCACGCGCGTCGTTCAAAACGAAGGCTGCTGTGCAGGAAAGCATCTCCACCGATATGAGCTTCTATGAGCTTCTGGGGATTCCTGAGTCCGGTACATTGATTGAGATAAAGCAGGCTTATAAGCAGCTCGCCAGGAAGTACCATCCGGACGTGTCACCGCCGGATCGAGTAGAGGAGTATACCCAGAGGTTTATTCAGGTTCAGGAGGCTTATGAGACTCTCTCGGATCCAAGAAGTAGAGCTCTTTATGATAGGGACATGGCTCGGGGTCTTCACCTGGCGTTTTCTGCTAGGAGAAGATACCAGAACGACGAG GAACTGGAAGTGAGAGGCGAGTGGAAGAATCGGTGGGAAGCTCAGCTATCAGAATTGAAGAGAAGAAGCATGAACAAGGATGCAGAAGGGAACATGTCTTGGGCAGCTCGAATGCGCAGGCAACGAGAGCGAATGTCACAACAAGTATAA
- the LOC110611993 gene encoding uncharacterized protein LOC110611993: MTDRINNINNNNAVVKPIWMKQAEEAKLKSEAEKAAAAKAAFEATFKAVTSKPDKASDSDSEGEAEEDLADKPVGPVDPAKCTAVGAGIAGGTACAPSTFMVVTKDADGRKVLHGGAQIKVKVSPGVGVGGTEQEGIVKDMGDGTYTVTYVVPKRGNYMVNIDCNGKPIMGSPFPVFFSAGTSTGGLLGMAPASNFPNLVNQTMPNMPNYSGSVSGAFPGLLGMIPGVVPGASGGAILPGIGASLGEVCREYLNGRCAKTDCKLNHPPHNLLMTALAATTTMGTVSQVPMPPSAAAMAAAQAIVAAQALQAHAAQFQAQNQSAKDSTVSPDKAGKEDTLKKTLQVSNLSPLLTVDQLKQLFGYFGTVVDCTITDSKHFAFIEYSKPEEATAALALNNMDVGGRPLNVEMAKSLPQKSILNASMASSSLPMMMQQAVAMQQMQFQQALLMQQTMTAQQAANRAATMKSATELAAARAAEISKKLKADGLVDEEKEPKRKSRSPSQSQPRSRSKSKSPVNYRLRRRSPSYSPPRRHRDRRSRTPLRSRHHFRYDDERRSYRDFRDDSDRTRRRDRPYDRHSSVSRKNRSRSVSPRRKKSYRADSGSPKHRQESSPHRERKSSRGGSRSPRHHRGSRSSPRDDSNNKQKYRKRSRSKSVEDTNDQGKETQNEKTKQQERRRSRSLSVEERKDGSNSSPRSSDGNETKHRRRLRSRSVEAHHRSNEKVNATRDERSKNRDRRRSRSKSVEDRYHSRDKGNDTIDKKSKHRVRKRSRSMSADGKHHRGSRSSPRGGDENKSKHRRRSRSKSPESKQYSSHKMGENRDEKSKHHKRRRSMSAEGLEGHDEYRSSLKEEKTDLTCASKDYEESHH; encoded by the exons ATGACCGATCGCATCAACAACATCAACAACAACAACGCTGTCGTTAAGCCGATATGGATGAAGCAAGCCGAGGAGGCCAAGCTCAAGAGCGAGGCCGAGAAAGCTGCCGCTGCAAAAGCCGCATTCGAGGCTACATTCAAAGCCGTGACTAGCAAACCAGATAAGGCTTCAGATTCTGATTCAGAAGGAGAAGCAGAGGAGGACTTGGCCGATAAGCCTGTGGGCCCTGTGGATCCTGCCAAGTGCACTGCGGTTGGGGCGGGCATTGCTGGTGGGACTGCTTGTGCTCCCTCTACATTCATGGTGGTGACAAAGGACGCAGATGGAAGGAAGGTCCTGCATGGGGGAGCACAGATCAAGGTGAAAGTGTCACCTGGAGTAGGTGTTGGGGGTACGGAGCAGGAAGGGATTGTGAAGGATATGGGGGATGGAACTTACACAGTGACTTATGTGGTGCCCAAAAGGGGGAATTATATGGTGAATATTGACTGTAATGGCAAACCCATCATGGGCAGTCCGTTCCCCGTGTTCTTCAGTGCAG GTACTTCAACTGGAGGACTGCTGGGTATGGCTCCTGCGTCTAATTTTCCAAATTTAGTTAACCAGACCATGCCCAATATGCCCAATTATTCAGGATCTGTTTCTGGGGCATTTCCTGGATTACTTGGAATGATTCCAGGTGTTGTTCCTGGTGCTTCTGGCGGTGCAATTTTGCCTGGAATTGGAGCATCTCTTGGGGAGGTTTGTCGAGAGTATCTTAATGGCCGGTGTGCAAAAACTGACTGCAAGCTTAACCATCCACCACACAATTTGCTAATGACGGCATTAGCTGCAACAACCACAATGGGGACTGTTAGTCAGGTGCCTATGCCGCCTTCAGCAGCTGCAATGGCTGCTGCTCAGGCCATTGTTGCTGCAcaagctcttcaggctcatgcTGCTCAGTTTCAAGCCCAAAATCAGTCTGCCAAAGACTCAACTG TTTCACCTGACAAAGCTGGGAAGGAAGACACACTGAAGAAGACGCTTCAGGTCAGCAATCTTAGCCCGCTTCTAACAGTGGACCAGCTCAAACAACTATTTGGCTATTTTGGCACAGTTGTTGATTGTACAATTACCGATTCAAAGCATTTTGCCTTCATCGAATACTCAAAACCTGAAGAAGCAACTGCTGCATTAGCATTGAACAATATGGATGTTGGGGGTCGGCCATTAAATGTTGAAATGGCTAAATCACTTCCTcaaaaatcaattttgaatGCTTCTATGGCTTCGTCCTCGTTGCCAATGATGATGCAGCAAGCTGTTGCAATGCAACAGATGCAATTTCAACAAGCTTTGCTTATGCAACAAACTATGACAGCACAGCAGGCAGCTAACCGAGCTGCAACCATGAAGTCTGCAACAGAGTTAGCAGCAGCTAGAGCTGCAGAAATTAGTAAGAAGTTGAAAGCTGATGGACTTGTTGATGAAGAGAAGGAACCAAAAAGAAAATCTAG GTCACCATCCCAATCTCAACCAAGGTCCAGATCAAAGTCAAAATCACCTGTTAATTACCGGCTAAGGCGGAGGTCTCCTTCTTACTCGCCTCCTCGCCGCCATAGAGATCGTAGATCAAGGACACCTTTGAGATCTCGTCATCACTTTAGATATGATGATGAAAGGCGGTCATATAGAGATTTTAGGGATGATAGTGACAGAACTAGGAGGCGGGATAGACCATATGATCGTCATTCCTCTGTTTCAAGGAAAAACAGAAGTAGGAGTGTGAGTCCTCGGAGAAAAAAGTCCTACAGAGCTGATTCAGGCTCACCAAAACACCGCCAAGAAAGTTCACCACATAGAGAGAGAAAATCATCCCGTGGTGGTTCAAGGTCGCCAAGGCATCATAGGGGAAGTAGGTCATCTCCAAGGGATGACAGCAATAACAAACAAAAATACAGAAAACGTTCTAGGTCCAAATCTGTGGAAGATACCAATGACCAGGGAAAAGAAACCCAGAATGAAAAGACAAAGCAACAGGAGAGGAGGAGATCCAGGTCATTATCTGTGGAAGAGAGGAAAGATGGAAGCAACTCATCCCCAAGAAGTTCAGATGGAAACGAAACAAAACACAGGAGGCGGTTGAGGTCAAGATCTGTGGAAGCGCATCATCGCTCCAATGAAAAAGTGAATGCAACCAGGGATGAAAGATCAAAAAATCGTGATAGGAGGAGGTCCAGGTCAAAATCTGTTGAAGATAGGTACCATTCCAGAGACAAAGGAAATGATACAATAGATAAAAAGTCTAAGCATCGTGTTAGAAAGCGGTCAAGATCAATGTCTGCTGATGGTAAGCATCACAGGGGAAGCAGATCATCCCCAAGAGGTGGGGATGAAAATAAATCAAAACATAGAAGACGCTCTAGGTCAAAATCTCCAGAAAGCAAGCAGTACTCTAGTCATAAGATGGGTGAAAATAGAGATGAAAAGTCAAAGCATCACAAAAGAAGACGGTCAATGTCTGCTGAAG GACTAGAAGGACACGATGAATATCGCAGTTCATTAAAGGAGGAGAAAACTGACTTAACTTGTGCAAGCAAGGATTATGAAGAGAGCCACCATTGA